Within Desulfolithobacter dissulfuricans, the genomic segment TACGGCTGATATGAGCAAAAAGGCAAGCCCGACCCTGATCGGAACCTTTGTCGTCGGGGCCCTGTTCCTGCTTGTCGCCGGAATCTTCATCATCGGCAACATCAAGCTCCGCGAACAGACCAACCGCTTTGTCCTCTTTTTCAACGGCTCTCTCAACGGCCTGGACACCGGGGCGCCGGTAACCTACAAAGGGGTTCCGGTGGGCCAGGTGGCCGGGATCGAGATCGTCTACGACAAGGACACCGGCGAATACCTGACCCCGGTCTATGTCGACATCACGGTCAAGGATTCCAGCGGCAGATCCTATTTCGAGGAGGCCGGTTTCAAGGATGCCGGTTCCTTTTTCCAGGCCCAGATAGAAAGAGGACTTCGGGCCAAGCTGAAGATGCAGAGCCTGGTCACCGGCAAGCTCTACATCGAGCTCTCCTATTTCCCGGACACCGGCACCAGGCTGCGTAAAACAGAAGGGCCCTTCATGGAGATCCCCACGGTACCGTCGGAACTGGAACGGCTGACCCAGGCCCTGGAAAATCTCCACCTGGAGGAGATCATCAACAAAACTGTCTCCATCCTCGACAACATCAACTCCATCCTGACCTCCAGCGCCTTCCACGAAGGCATGGCTACTCTCAACACCACCCTGAAGGATCTTGACATCCTGCTGGTGGACCTGGACCGGGAACTGCCCCTGATCAGCAGTGAGCTGCGCCAGACCCTTGACCGGTTTGCCACCCTGACAAACAATACCGATACCCTGGTGCAAAATACCAACAGAAACACCGATCTGCTCAGTAAACAGCTGCAGAAGAGCCTGAACAATGCCGACAAGACCATGGCCAGCCTGGAGACAACACTTAAAAGCCTGCGGGAGACGGTCTCCGAGGATTCGCCCTTCTTCTTTACCCTGATCCGGACCGTGGACGAAATCTCCCGTACCTCGACCTCTGTGCGCCAGTTCATCGACTATCTGCAGCGTCACCCCAACGGTCTTATCGCCACCCCCAGAGAGGAAACAAGATGAAATCCTTTCGTTCCCTTCTCCTGCCCGTACTCGGGCTCCTGCTCCTGTTCGGACAGGGCGGCTGCATCACCCAAAGTGTTCCTGTCAGTCAGTACACCCTGGTGCCCCTGGCCCGGGAACCGCTGGCATCGACACGGGAACTGCCCGGTCTGCTCCTGGTGGGACCGGTACAGCTGCCGCCCTACATCGACGGGCCCGGCATCGTAACCCGGACCGGGGACAGTCGCATAAACCGCTCCAGCCGCCATTTCTGGGCCGGACCCCTGGATACCGTGGTCAGGGACACTCTGGCCGCCGATCTGTCCCGGCTTCTGGATTCCAGCCTGGTGGCTCCCTGGCCCGGCCCCCGGTTCGGTGACCCGGCCCTGCAGGTAGAGATCACCCTGCTCTCTTTTATCGGTGAACCGGGCGCAGAGTTCACCTGCGAGGCCATCTGGAGCCTGGGTGACACCCAGGCCAGACAGATGCTCCGCCGCCGCACCTTCCGCACCGTCCTGCCCCTGGATGATCCAGGCTACGAGACCTATGCCCGGACCGGTTCCCAGGCCCTGCACCAGCTGGCCCGGGAAATCGCCCGCGCCGTTATCGCCTCCGAGAGGCCATAGACAGGACGAGCCCGGCGATCCAGGCACCGGCTCAACCGGAGGCCCCTTTTTCCAGAGGCTGCATATCCAGCTGTACCAGGTGGTAGTAGCTGCCCCTGCGGGCCATAAGTTCGTCATGGCTGCCCTGTTCCACGATCTGCCCCCGGTCCATGACCACCACCCGGTCCACCCGTCGGATGGTGGAGAGACGATGGGCAATGATAATGGAGGTCCGGCCCTGAAAGGCCTTGTCCATGGCCTGTTCCAACAAATTTTCCGTCTGGGTGTCCACCGAAGCCGTGGCCTCGTCAAAGATGAGCACCGCCGGGTTGCGGTAATGGATCCGGGCAAATCCCAGCATCTGCTTTTCTCCGACCGACAGGGTGCGGCCGGTCTCGCCGATGCGTGTTTTCAGGCCATCGGGCAGCCCGGCCACGAACTCCTCCATCCCGGCCAGCCGGATCACCCGGGCCAGCCGGTCGCGATCCAGGGGGTCATCCAGGACGATATTGGCCTCCAGGCTGTCGGGCAGAATGAAGACCTCCTGGAGGATGACCCCGATCACCCGGCGGAGATAGTGGAGGTCAAAGACTCGCAGGTCGACCCCATCCAGGAGGATCCGGCCGCGGAGTGGATCGTGGAGCCGGACCAGCAGCGAGAGGATCGTCGACTTGCCGGCCCCGGTGGAGCCCACCAGGGCTATGGACTCACCGGCGCGGACCTCCAGGTTGAAATCCCTCAGCACCAGTTCCTCCTCCTGGTAGCCAAACGCCACATGCTCAAAGAAAATCCGTCCCCGTATCCTGGGCGGCCGCACCGGCCTGGTCACGCCGGGGGCGGCCGGTACCGTCTCGATGGTCGGTCTGGTGTCGAGCAGGGCAAAGATCCGCTCGGCAGAGGCCAGAGCCGACTGGACAATGGAATATTTCTGGGACAGTTCGCGGATGGGTTGGAAAAAGAGCCGCATGTAAGAGAGAAAGGCGGCCAGCTCGCCGAAGGTCAGCCGGGTTTCGAGGATTTCATGCCCTCCGTACCACAGTATGGCGGCCACGGCCACCGTGCCCATGAGTTCGGTAAGCGGCATGAAGACGGCAAAGAGCCGGATCTGGGCCAGGGTACAGTGGAGGTAGCCCGTGTTGAGGCGGTGGTACTTCTCCATGCTTCTCTGCCCGGCGCCGAAAAGCTGGAGAATGTGCACTCCGGACAGGGCCTCCTGGAGGAAACTGTTCAGCCGGGCCAGCTGGGTGCGGATGGCGCGGAACCGTTCCCTGGCAAGCCTGGAAAAGACCATGGTCATCACCAGGGACAGGGGAAGAAACAGCGCCATCAGAGATGCCAGCCTGGCGTTCATCCAGAACAGCAGACCGACGATACCGCCGAGCTTGAGCAGGTCCCCCACCAGGGTCACCAGCACCGAAGTGAACATTTCGTGCATGTTCTGGATATCGTTGGTCAGCCTGGTCACCAGCCGGCCGGCCGGCTGGTGGTTGAAAAAGTTCATGTCCAGGCGGAGCATGTGGGCAAAAAGCTGCTGCCGCAGACCGTGCATGATGGCCTGCCCAACCCGTTCAAGGACCACGGTCTGCAGAAAACCGGCAACAAAGATAAAAACCACCAGTGCCGCGTAGACCGCGGCGATCCGTCCCAGACCCTGTATCCGGGTGGCCGGGTCCAGGGTCTGGGCGGTGATGTAGCGGTCTATACCGGCCTGCATGAGCCTGGGCAGCCACAGACTTGCCGCCGTCACCAGCAGGGCCAGGACCAGAGCCAGGCCAAGGCGAGGAGCATGATGGCGCACGTAGCCAAGTATCCGCCGCCAGAGCCTGACATCGGTCAGGCTGCCTACCTGCTCCCCTTCAAAATAACCGAAGTTTCGCATTTACCCGCCGAGCTCCCCGCTGCTGTGCTGTTTCTCGTACATGATCCGGTAGAGCCGGCTGCGCTCAAGCAGTTCCCGGTGGGATCCCTGGTGGATCACCCTGCCCTGTTCCAGGACCACGATCCGGTCCATACTGCGCAGCAGTTTTATCCGGTGGGAGACGACCACCACGGTCCGGTCGGCCCGGGGCTGGCATAGCCAGGAGAGAATCTTCTCCTCGGTATCCACGTCAATGGCCGACAACCCGTCGTCGATGATGAGTACCGGCCTGTTGCTGAGCAGGGCTCTGGCCAGGGCAAGACGCTGGCGCTGACCGCCGGAGAGGTTGACTCCGCGCTCACCGACCGGGGTCTGGTACCCCCGGGGCAGCTCGAGGATCTCCCCGTGGATGGCCGCCTGCCGGGCCGCCTCTTCCACCTCGTCCCGGGTGGCTCCGGGCCGGCCCAGGAGAATGTTCTCGTAGATGGTATCTCCAAACAAGGTGGGTTCCTGGTCCACCCAGGCGATATGGCGACGCACCAGATCAAGGGTCAGGGTGTTGACATCGCGGTGATCGAAAAAAAGCGTTCCATCGGCCACCGGATACATGCGGGCAAGCAGCCGGCAGAGAGTGGACTTGCCGCTGCCGCTGCGTCCAGTGATCCCGATAAGCCCGGGACCGATCTCCAGCTCGATATCCCGCAGAACCCGTCGGCTGGTACCGGGATAGGAAAAATCCAGCCGGCGCAAGGTAAAGACCGGCTCCCGCACCGGCCGCTCGTCGGGCCGGGGAGGATCAGTCAGTATTGGCCTTGCCCGCAGCAGGGTCTGGATTCGGCGCAGCGAGGTCACCCCCCGCTGCATGATGTTTGTCACCCAGCCCACCGCCATCATGGGCCAGATGAGCATGAAGAGATAGGAAATGAAGGCGACGAACTCGCCGAGAGAGATCACCGAGAGGATGACCAGCCTGCCGCCGAAATAAAGAACCAGCAGCATGCCCAGGTTGCCTACCAGGGTGGCGGCCGGAAAGAGAAGACCCTGAATCGTGGCCACCCGCAGGCTCTCCCGGACCAGTCCCCGACCGAGCCGGTCAAAATGACGGGTCTGC encodes:
- a CDS encoding MlaD family protein → MSKKASPTLIGTFVVGALFLLVAGIFIIGNIKLREQTNRFVLFFNGSLNGLDTGAPVTYKGVPVGQVAGIEIVYDKDTGEYLTPVYVDITVKDSSGRSYFEEAGFKDAGSFFQAQIERGLRAKLKMQSLVTGKLYIELSYFPDTGTRLRKTEGPFMEIPTVPSELERLTQALENLHLEEIINKTVSILDNINSILTSSAFHEGMATLNTTLKDLDILLVDLDRELPLISSELRQTLDRFATLTNNTDTLVQNTNRNTDLLSKQLQKSLNNADKTMASLETTLKSLRETVSEDSPFFFTLIRTVDEISRTSTSVRQFIDYLQRHPNGLIATPREETR
- a CDS encoding PqiC family protein, which codes for MKSFRSLLLPVLGLLLLFGQGGCITQSVPVSQYTLVPLAREPLASTRELPGLLLVGPVQLPPYIDGPGIVTRTGDSRINRSSRHFWAGPLDTVVRDTLAADLSRLLDSSLVAPWPGPRFGDPALQVEITLLSFIGEPGAEFTCEAIWSLGDTQARQMLRRRTFRTVLPLDDPGYETYARTGSQALHQLAREIARAVIASERP
- a CDS encoding ABC transporter ATP-binding protein encodes the protein MRNFGYFEGEQVGSLTDVRLWRRILGYVRHHAPRLGLALVLALLVTAASLWLPRLMQAGIDRYITAQTLDPATRIQGLGRIAAVYAALVVFIFVAGFLQTVVLERVGQAIMHGLRQQLFAHMLRLDMNFFNHQPAGRLVTRLTNDIQNMHEMFTSVLVTLVGDLLKLGGIVGLLFWMNARLASLMALFLPLSLVMTMVFSRLARERFRAIRTQLARLNSFLQEALSGVHILQLFGAGQRSMEKYHRLNTGYLHCTLAQIRLFAVFMPLTELMGTVAVAAILWYGGHEILETRLTFGELAAFLSYMRLFFQPIRELSQKYSIVQSALASAERIFALLDTRPTIETVPAAPGVTRPVRPPRIRGRIFFEHVAFGYQEEELVLRDFNLEVRAGESIALVGSTGAGKSTILSLLVRLHDPLRGRILLDGVDLRVFDLHYLRRVIGVILQEVFILPDSLEANIVLDDPLDRDRLARVIRLAGMEEFVAGLPDGLKTRIGETGRTLSVGEKQMLGFARIHYRNPAVLIFDEATASVDTQTENLLEQAMDKAFQGRTSIIIAHRLSTIRRVDRVVVMDRGQIVEQGSHDELMARRGSYYHLVQLDMQPLEKGASG
- a CDS encoding ABC transporter ATP-binding protein; translated protein: MLIPRLLGSGVDRLDAGTATGQTLLKTGGLILLTGLGVAGLRFVWRYQIIGFSRRLERILRDRIFEHVLGLDRVFFERCSTGDIMAHATNDTASVQMACGMGLVAAIDALVMAVAVIGFMLHINVSLTFMALLPMPFLVLFTRILATRMHRRFNRVQQQFALLTEFARTTLVSIRLIKVYTLERLQTRHFDRLGRGLVRESLRVATIQGLLFPAATLVGNLGMLLVLYFGGRLVILSVISLGEFVAFISYLFMLIWPMMAVGWVTNIMQRGVTSLRRIQTLLRARPILTDPPRPDERPVREPVFTLRRLDFSYPGTSRRVLRDIELEIGPGLIGITGRSGSGKSTLCRLLARMYPVADGTLFFDHRDVNTLTLDLVRRHIAWVDQEPTLFGDTIYENILLGRPGATRDEVEEAARQAAIHGEILELPRGYQTPVGERGVNLSGGQRQRLALARALLSNRPVLIIDDGLSAIDVDTEEKILSWLCQPRADRTVVVVSHRIKLLRSMDRIVVLEQGRVIHQGSHRELLERSRLYRIMYEKQHSSGELGG